CCAGGGATGGTTCATGGTGCTGGTGCAGGCGCCCGACGGCGCGTCGCTGGAGTACACGACCAAGGTCGCCGACAAAGTGACGGCGGTCCTCGCCCAGAGCCAGGACATCGAGGGCGTGTTCGCGGTGCCGGGCTTCAGCTTCGGCGGCGCGGCCTCCAACCGCGCCATGATCTTCATCAGCCTGAAAGGATTCGACCAGCGCAAGGGAGATGAGCACTCCACCACCGCGGTCATCAACCACCTCCGCGGGCCGCTGATGGGCATCAACGAAGCCATCGTGGTGCCGTTCGCGCCGCCGCCCGTCGAAGGCCTGGGCGCCTACGGCGGGTTCCAGTTCCAGCTGCAGCAGACCGGCCCCGGCACGCTGGAAGAGATGCAGAGCGCGCTCAACGGACTGCTCGGCAAGGCGCGTGAGCGCAAGGAGCTGCAGGGGCTCTTCTCCAGCTTCAGCGCGCGCGAGCCGCAGTACCTCGTGACCATCGACCGCGAGAAGGCGAAGAGCCTGGGCGTGCCGTTCTCGCAGATCACCTCGGCGCTGGCCATCTACATGGGTTCGCAGTACGTGAACGACTTCGACTTCAACAACCGCTCCTACCGCGTCTACGTGCAGGCCGACAAGCAGTACCGCACGCAGCCGCGCGACCTGCGCCAGTTCTACGTCCGCGCCGACAACGGCATGATGGTCCCGCTCGAGAGCCTGGTGAACGTCAGCGAGACCACCAGCTCCTCCGTCATCAGCCACTACAACCTGTTCCGCACGGCCGAGATCAACGGCAGCGCCGCCCCGGGCTACAGCTCGGGTCAGGCCATCCAGGTGATGGAGGAAGTCGCGCGCCAGAACCTGCCGGTGGGCTACAGCTTCGAGTGGACCGGCCTCGCGCTCGAGGAGATCCAGTCCGGCGGCCAGTCCATGATCCTGTTCGGACTCGGCCTGCTCGTCGTCTACCTCACGCTCTCCGCGCAGTACGAGAGCTTCGTGCTGCCGTTCATCATCCTGCTCGCGGTGCCGATGGGCGTGCTCGGCGCGCTCGTCGGGCAGTACCTGAAGGGCCAGCAGAATGACGTGTACTGCCAGATCGGCTTGCTCATGCTCATCGGGTTGGCCAGCAAGAACGCCATCCTGATCGTCGAGTTCGCCGAGCAGCTCCAGCAACGCGGCATGGGCCTGTTCGAGGCCGCCGTGGAAGCCGCGCGCCTCCGCCTGCGCCCCATCCTGATGACCTCGGTCGCCTTCATCCTCGGCGTCACGCCTTTGGTGTTCGCCACCGGCGCCGGTGCCGAAGGCCGCCACTCCGTCGGCACCACCGTCTTCGGCGGGATGATCGTCTCCACCTTCCTCAACCTGTTCATCATCCCCATCCTGTACGTCATCGTGCGCAGCGCCATCCCGCTGAACGTGCAGCAGGCCGCGCTGCGCGAGAGCGAAGCCGACGACTAGCTGTCGTGGAACTTCCCCTCACGCGCCCCCGTATCACTTCCAGCGCCTCCGTGGCGCGCATTTGACTCTCGGGAGGCCGGGGCGTATCGTCAACCGTTCCAGTCACTTACCTGCTGCGCGATGATTCGGCGCTCTAACCTTCGCGCGGCTTGCCAGCCCACGCCTACACACAGGAGAACTCTCGATGCAACGCAAGCTCTTACTCGCCGCCCTGATCCTGTTCATCGCCCTGCCGCTGCTCGCGCAGGAGCTGACCGTCGACCAGGTCATCGCTAAGAACATCGAAGCCCACGGCGGCATGGCTAAGCTCAAGTCCGTCAACACCATGAAGGCTACCGGCCGGCTGGCGCTGCCCAACGGCATGGAACTCCCCATCACCGCCTACCAGATGCGCCCCAACAAGCAGCGCCTGGAGATCCACGTCCAGGGCATGACCGGCATCCAGGCCTACGACGGCACCAACGGCTGGCAGCTCATGCCGTTCCAGGGAAAGAAGGACCCCGAGCCGGTCTCGCCCGACGAAGCCAAGGAGATGGCCGACGACTCCGACATCGACGGCCCGCTCGTCGACTACAAGGAGAAGGGCAACAAGGTCGAGCTGCTGGGCAAGGAGAAGGTTGAGGGCGCCGACGCCTACAAGCTCAAGGTCACGATGAAGAACGGGACGGAGAAGCTGCTCTATCTCGACGCCGACAGCTTCCTCGAGATCAAGAGCGAGTCGAAGCGGACGCGCCAGGGCAACATCGTCGAGAGCGAAGCCTCCATCGGCGACTACAAGGAAGTCGACGGCATGATGATGGCGCACGCGGTGGAGGCCGGCCCCAAGGGCCGCCCCGAGCGGCAGAAGTTCATCATGGACAAGATCGAGATCAACGTCCCGGTGGACGCGGCCATCTTCAACATGCCGCCGCCCGCGCCGGCCGCGGCCTCTCCGGAGGAGAAGAAGGAGCCCGCGCAGACCAACCCGCCGCCGGCCAAGCCTGCGGACAAACCGAAGACGGAAGACAAACCCAAGCAGTAGGGCCCCGAACCTTTATTCAGGCGAGGGAATCATGATCACGTTCCTGCGGGACCTTCGCGTCCCCATGCTCTCCGTGTGGCTCCTGGCGGCGCTGGCCGTCTCGGCGCTGGCGCAGCAACCGCAAAAGTCGCCGGCTGCGCGTCCGGCAGCGAGACCGGCGGCTGCGAAGGTCGCGGCGCCGGCCGCCGCCCCCATCGATTCCGACACCTTCGGCGGCTACGAGGCGCGGCCCATCGGTCCCGCCGTCACCGGCGGCCGCGTGGCCGACCTTGACGCCGTCCACGAAGGCCAGAAGCTCACCATCTACGTCGGCGCGGCTGCCGGCGGCGTCTTTCGCTCGCGCGACAACGGCGTCACCTTCCAGCCTGTCTTCGACAAGCAGCCGGTGCTCTCCATCGGCGCCGTCAAGGTGGATCCCAACAACCCGAAGACCATCTGGGTCGGCACCGGCGAATCCTGGACGCGCAACAGCGTCTCCGTGGGCGCGGGCGTCTATCGCTCGACCGACGGCGGCGACAACTGGCAGTTCCTCGGCCTGAAGGATTCCGAGCGCATCGCGCGCATCGTGATCAATCCCAAGGATTCCAACATGGTCTACGTCTGCGCGACCGGCCACCTGTGGAACGCCAACGAGGAGCGCGGTCTCTACAAGACCGTCGACGGCGGCAAGACCTGGACGCGCGTGCTCTACGTCGATCCCGACGTCGGCTGCGCCGACCTCTCCATGGATCCCACGAACCCCGACGTGCTCTACGCCGGCATGTGGCAGTTCCGCCGCAAGCCCTACAGCTTCGAGTCGGGCGGCCCCAAGAGCGCGTTCTTCAAGTCCACCGACGGCGGCAAGACGTGGAACAAGCTCACTAACGGCCTGCCCGCCGGCGGCGAAAAAGACCCGATCGGCCGCATCGCCGTCGTGGTCGCGCCCAGCATGGCCAACCGCGTCTACGCCCTGGTCGAGGCGAAGCGCACCGCGCTCTATCGCTCCGACGATGCCGGCGCCACCTGGAAGGAGATGAACAACGCCTTCAACCTGACGGGGCGCCCGTTCTACTTCGCGCGCCTCGTCGTCGACCCCGTCAACCCCGACCGCCTCTACAAGCCGGGGTTCAACTTCACCGTATCCGACGATGGCGGCAGGACCTTCTCCGGTTCGGGCATCGGCGGCGGCGGAGGCGCGCACGGCGACTTCCACGCCGTCTGGATCGACCCGCAGAACAACGAGCACCTCCTGGTCGGCACCGACGGCGGCATCTACGCCTCGTTCGACCGCGGCGGCCACTTCCGCTTCTACTCCAACATCCCCATCGCGCAGCTCTACCACGTGAGCTACGACATGGAGCGTCCCTACAACGTCTACGGCGGCCTGCAGGACAACGGCACCTGGATGGGGCCGTCGAATTATCCCGGCGGCATCTACAACCGCCACTGGCGCAACATCGGCTTCGGCGACGGCTTCTGGGCGATGGTCGACCCCAAAGATCCCGACATCGTCTTCGTCGAGTACCAGGGCGGCCACGCTTCGCGCCTGCGCAAGTCCACCGGCGAGATGAAGGACATCCGGCCGCTCCCCAAGCCGGGCGAGCCCGAGCTGCGCTTCAACTGGAACACCGGCATGCACATCGGCGCCAAGTCCGGCGCGCTCTACCTCGGCAGCCAGTTCCTCATGCGCTCCACCGACCGCGGCGACACCTGGGCGCGCATCTCCCCCGACCTCACCACCAACAACCCGGAGTGGCTCAAGCAGGAGGAGTCCGGCGGCGTCACCGTGGATAACTCCGACGCCGAGGCCTACGAGACCATCTTCGCCATCTCCGAGTCGCCGCTCGACGCGCTCGTCCTCTGGGCCGGCACCGACGACGGCAACCTGCAGCTCACGCGCGACGGCGGCAAGACCTGGAACAACGTCGTGAAGAACGTTCCCGGCCTTCCGCCCAACACCTGGGTTTCCTCCGTCGTCGCCAGCCGCTTCGCCCCCGGCACGGCGTACGCCACCTTCGACGGCCACATGACCGGCGACATGAAGACCTACGTCTATAAGACTGCGGACTACGGCCGGACGTGGAAGTCGCTGGCCACGTCCGCCATCCAGGGCTTTGCGCACGTCATCCGCGAAGACACCGTGAAGTCCAACCTGCTGTTCGTCGGCACCGAGCTGGGGCTGTTCCTCTCGCTTGATGGCGGCATGAACTGGGCGCAGTTCACCGGCAACCTGCCCAACGTCCCGGTGCGCGACGTCGCGGTGCACCCGCGCGACCGTGACCTGCTCATCGCCACGCACGGCCGCGGCTTCTACGTCGTCGACGACCTCACGCCCATCCGCGCGCTGACCGCCGACGTCTTGAACGCCGACGCCGCTTTCCTCCCCGTCCGCGATTCGGTGCTCCTCATCCCTATGAACGAGCAGCGCTTCGACGGCGACCAGGAATGGGACGGCCGGCCGCTCAGTGACAACGCTTCCGTGGCGTACTACCAGAAGAAGCGCCACATGTTCGGCGACCTCAAGGTCGAGGTCTCCGACGCCAAGGGCGGCCTGGTCACCAGCGTCTCCGGCAACAAGCGCAAAGGGCTCGTACGCCTCGAGATCCCCACGCGCATGAAGCCGCCGAAGATCCCGGCCGGCGCCTCCATCATCCAGAACCAGTACGCGTTCTTCGGGCCGCGCATCGCGCCCGGCGCTTACAGCGTGAAGATGACCAAGGGGAAGGAGACGTACACCACGCAGTTCAAGCTGGTGCCCGACCCGCGCTCCACGCACACCGCCGCCGACCGCGCCGCGCAGCACGACCTGGTGATGAAGCTCTACAACCGCCTCACCGACCTCTCGTATGTCGTGGAGAGCGTGGTCAGCGTGCGCGACGCCGCCCGCGACCGCGCCGCCAAGCTCCCTGCCGGCGACGCGCTGCGCGCGCAGCTCGAACAGCTCGCCGCCGACCTGGAAAGACAGCGTGGCGTGCTGGTGGCCGTGAAAGAAGGCGGCGGCATTACCGGCGAGGAGAGGATCCGCGAGAAGCTCGGCATCCTCTACGGCGCCGTCAACCAGTACGACGGCCGGCCCACCCGCGACCAAGCCGACAACTTCACCACGATCAGCCAGCGCCTCGACAAGGCCGCGGCGGACTTCAAGGCCGCGACCGACAAGGCCCTCCCCGCGCTCAACCACGCGCTGGAAGGGAAGAAGCTCGCGCCTATCACCGTGATGTCGCGCGAGGAGTGGAACAAGAAAGAGAAGTGATTCTTTCGCGAGGGTAGGGGCCGGCGACTCCCCCGGCCCTTTTCTCTTGTCATTCCGAGCGAAGCGCGAGCAGCAGCGAGCGCGAGTCGAGGAAGCCCTATCGCCGCGAGGGGTTACACGTAGGGATAGAACACGAAGAACATCAGCGACAGCCCCGCCAGCACCCACAGGCCCGGCTTCACCTCGCGCACCCGCCCGGCCACCAGCTTGCAGAAGGGCGCCAGCACGAATCCGGCGGTGATTCCGACGCCGATGTTGTAGGTGAAGCTCATCAGCGCGACGACCGCGAACGCCGGGATGAGTTCCGTGTAGTCGTTGAAGTCGATCCTCACGATGGGCGCCAGCATCAGCAGCCCGACGATGATGAGCGCCGGCCCGTAGGCCTGCGGCGGCACCGCCGCCACCAGCGGCGCGAAGAACAGCGCCAGCCCGAAGCACGCCGCCGTGACCAGGGAAGTGAAGCCGGTGCGCCCGCCGCTCTCGATGCCGGTCGCAGACTCGATGTACGCGCCCGCGGTCGAGGTCCCGCTGACCGCCGCGAACGTCGTCGCCAGCGCGTCCGCCAGCATCGGCCGCTCGATGTGCGGCAGCGTGCCGTCCACCAGCAGGTTGGCGCGCGCCGAGAGCCCGATGAGCGTGCCCATGGTGTCCACGAACGCCATCACGAAGATGACCAGCACCACGCCGAGGAACCCCACCGAGAGCGCGCCCTTCAGGTCCATCTTCAGGAAGATGGGCGCCAGGCTGGGCGGCGCGCTCACGTACTCCGCCGGCCACTGCGCCACGCCGGTGACGAATGCCAGCAGCGTGGTCGCCGCGATCCCCACCAGGATCGCGCCCGGGAACTTGCGGATCATCAGCACCGCGATCAGCAGGAAGCCGAACACCGCCACCAGCACCGGCGCCGACGTCAGGTGCCCGGTGCGCACCGGCGCGCCCGCGACGCCGACCGTGACGATGCCGGTCTCGTTCAGCCCGATGAACGTCATGAACAGCCCGATGCCGACCGCGAAGCTGTAGCGCAGGTTCATCGGCACCGCGTCCAGCAGCCACTGGCGGACCTTGGTGATCGTCAGCACGATGAACAGCACGCCCGCGATGAACACCGCGCCCAGCGCCTGCGTCCAGTGGAAGTGCAGCTGCCCAACGACGGTGAACGCCAGGAACGCGTTCTCGCCCATGTAGGGCGCGATGGCGAACGGCCGGTTCGCATACACCCCCATCAGCACCGTGCCGAAGATCGCCGTCACCACCGTCGCGACCATCGACGCTTCCTTCGGCAGCCCCGCCGCCGCCATGATCGCCGGGTTCACGATGATGATGTAGCTCATCGTCATGAACGTCGTCAGGCCGGCCACGGCCTCCTGCCCGTAGCCGGTCTTGTGCTGCTCGAAGCGGAAGTAGCGTGCGACGGCGTCCATGCAGCTTCTCTCACCTTACGGAGGTCATCCCGGACGAGTCGAGGGACCTGCATTTCCACGGAACGCACGAGACTGCCTGAGCTAAAACCGCCATGCAAGAGGAATCCGCGGTTGCGTTCTAGGGATGGGTTAGAATCACCGCCCGCGCCCCCTATCGCATGAGCACAGCGGCCAGCCCTCAGCCCGCGCCCCAAACGCGCCCCCTGCGCGGCTTCTGGGCGCTCATCGCCACCCAGTTCCAGGGCGCCTTCAGCGACCTCGTCCTCAAGAACCTGGCCATCTTCTTTGTCCTCGGCATGGCCATCCCGGAGGCCACGCGCAACAAGTACGGCGTGCTGGTCAACGCGCTCTTCAATATCCCCTTCATCCTGTTCTCGATGTCGGGCGGCTTCCTCGCCGACCGCTACAGCAAGCGCACCGTCACCATCGCCACCAAGCTGATGGAGATCGGCGTGATGCTGGTCGTGCTCATCGGCCTGTGGCGCGGCGACCTCTCCATCCTGTTTGTCGCCGTCTTCCTGCTGAGCACCCAGGCCGCGCTCTTCGGACCATCGAAGTACGGCCTGCTGCCGGAGCTGCTGCCGACCGAGAAGCTCTCCTGGGGCAACGGCGTCATCGAGCTCGGGACGTTCCTCGCCTCGCTGAGCGGCTCCATCGCGGGCGCGTTCCTTTCCGACCGGTTCCACGCCACGCCGTATGTTTCCGGCTTCATCCTGCTGGGGCTGAGCGTGCTCGGCCTGCTGGCCAGCTTCGGCGTGACGCCCGTGCCCGCGGCCGCGCCTTCCCGGAAGTTCCGCGCCAACTTCGTCGCCGACCTGTGGGAGAAGATGCGCCTCATCGCCGAGGACAACGTGCTCGCCCTCTGCGTGGTCGGCTCCACGTTCTTCTGGTTCGTCGCCGCGCTCATGACGAACAACGTCTACTTCTTCGGCCACGACTACCTGCAACTCCACGACACCGAGAACGGCCTGCTGCTCGCCGCCGTGGCCATCGGCATCGGCATCGGCTCGTTCATCGCCGGCTACGTCTCCGGCGAAAAGATCGAGTACGGGCTCATCCCGCTCGGCGCCATCGGCATGAGCATCTTCGCCATCGCGCTCTCCTACTTCGGCCGCGACATGCGCTCCGCCATGATGCTGCTCGGCATGGTCGGCTTCTTCGCCGGTTTCTTCGCCGTGCCCATCAACGCTGCCATCCAGCACCGCCCCACCGAGGACAAGAAGGGCGGCGTGATCGCCGCCACCAACCTGCTCTCCTTCGTCGGCATGGCCATCGCCGCCGGCCTTTACTACTTGCTGCAGACCGTCGCCGGCCTGCCCCCGCGCGCCATCTTCTTCGCCACCGGCTGGATCATCGTCGGCGCCACCATCTACGCCGTCCGCCTGCTGCCCGACGCGCTTCTCCGCCTGGCGCTCTGGTTCGCCACCCGCACCATCTACAAGATCCGCGTCGAAGGGCGCGAGAACATCCCCGAGCGCGGCGGCGCGCTGCTCGTCAGCAACCACCTCTCGTTCGTCGACGCGCTCCTGCTCATGGCCTCCACCGACCGCTTCGTTCGCTTCCTCATCTTCCAGGCCATCTATGAGCACCCGG
Above is a window of Terriglobales bacterium DNA encoding:
- a CDS encoding NCS2 family permease, with translation MDAVARYFRFEQHKTGYGQEAVAGLTTFMTMSYIIIVNPAIMAAAGLPKEASMVATVVTAIFGTVLMGVYANRPFAIAPYMGENAFLAFTVVGQLHFHWTQALGAVFIAGVLFIVLTITKVRQWLLDAVPMNLRYSFAVGIGLFMTFIGLNETGIVTVGVAGAPVRTGHLTSAPVLVAVFGFLLIAVLMIRKFPGAILVGIAATTLLAFVTGVAQWPAEYVSAPPSLAPIFLKMDLKGALSVGFLGVVLVIFVMAFVDTMGTLIGLSARANLLVDGTLPHIERPMLADALATTFAAVSGTSTAGAYIESATGIESGGRTGFTSLVTAACFGLALFFAPLVAAVPPQAYGPALIIVGLLMLAPIVRIDFNDYTELIPAFAVVALMSFTYNIGVGITAGFVLAPFCKLVAGRVREVKPGLWVLAGLSLMFFVFYPYV